One window from the genome of Pedobacter schmidteae encodes:
- a CDS encoding SpvB/TcaC N-terminal domain-containing protein: MLKDVNDQFLVTDGSKTPSNAIEIPSISLPKGGGALKGIDEKFAVNAVNGTASLSIPLPFSPARGVVPTLGLSYNSGSGNGIFGLGWNLGLSSIKRKTDKGLPQYLDAADSDIFLFSEAEDLVPEFKKDTDGCFILDEGQYTVIETDSADRLFTIRCYKPRIEGLFARIERWSNKVSDEKKWRVTTRDNITTLFGWTINARITHPQDESKIFEWLPEFVFDDKGNCSQYIYKKEDNSGIEVSSLHNRNRIKGNLITYTNLYPDKILYGNKTPYERFGDPLPSETDYLFQTVFDYGTLHTNDAIETINNWDFRIDAFSDYKAGFEIRTTRLCKRVLLFHVFEELALRLDKLDKKTLIRSVNFEYDTAAEQDFTFLKKVTSYGYIKKSDGSYAHKRLPSMVFDYQKHEWNKDIKTVAPDALIHAPVGLGEYQYQFTDLYNEGLAGILTEQANGWYYKHNLGNAVFEPAQMVCSRPSFAGLGTTLTLTDLDGDGGKQLTSFGTAPTGFFELGEDGDWQCFRPFKAMPNVDFGDANIRLLDLNGDGKPEVLISEDDVFTWYASEGREGFATARKTLKSFDEEAGPHMVFSDAKQSIYLADMSGDGMTDILRIRNGEVCYWPNLGYGKFGTKVTMDHAPVFDHPDAFNPQYIYLADIDGSGTSDIVYLGNNKFSCWKNLSGNRFSIAPFEIEVIPEVQNEARITVTDLLGNGVACIVWSSPLAKDAHAPLKYIDLMNSKKPHIMVSYKNNLGKEVSLEYSPSTKFYIEDKLAGSPWVTKLHFPVHCVSKTVTEDKVSGYKFVTGYKYHHGYYDHTEREFRGFGMVEQTDTEFFEHWKREGAANVTEARLHQEPVITKTWYHTGTFSKDGTILNQFEADYWYAELKKLGTVYTHREKNLPDTRLVAASGIDVSSLGHLTSSEWHEAMRACKGMVLRSEVFAKDAATFGNTEAALQREKIPFSVVSSNCLIELVQPKGKNQHAIFTINESETITYRYEREADDPCIAHKLNISLDKYGNVLESAAVVYPRRISNIETSLPETTRDAQQKTVITYTQNQFTNEVITPGTYRLPLHSEVKTFELRGVIKTNDYYSPEDFADILLDTRSDIVSYQEFDITAVAGKAQRRPIAHTRSLFYKSNLTDPLPLGKMTSLALPYESYQLAYTPELLKDIYKDKADNGTLETLMAEGRFTHVIDENGTMDANWWVRSGTIHFIKNSEDEQVAKNRFYTPVSHKDPYGAVTKVKYDGTYFLFVKETEDALGNKTGVVDFNFRTLSPQRMIDINNNLSETISDELGIVKAMAVMGKGAQADELFGQEEITENEQAVINHFFTVADAPGICESVSLQNIAKQLLQRATTRFIYNIDNYAQNGQPFVMATITREIHYRSEDERLNPESDVQLSFEYVNGLGEVIMKKVQAEPGWANSVRSGTGDTIIIDRVDTNNSAGGNTRQLRWIGNGRTIKNNKGNAVKQYEPFFSVSPKFENEKELVETGITSILFYDAAGRLIKTEMPDGSYTKVVFDSWKQAVYDANDNILDSEWYLKRTDSGRTDFITDLNAQVAAIKAAKHASTPKILHFDTLGRPVLSVEHNRDTSTGIDQYYSTKIVLDAEGHLRSVTDARELAENGFKGNVVMQYKYDMLGNLVYQHSMDAGRRWLMLDIMGSPLHTWDERDYEFQYFYDVLHRPIETKVKGGEGAVLNHTFNRIFYGEQEAEPERKNLRGKPVRHYDTGGLVITPEYDFKGQPLHTSRKFFSKYKEVANWTDDNLVNDLENDVFTHTTYTDALGRIIRQITPDGAVIIPSYNEAGLLDGEEVIHHHSAVTTTYIKNIDYNEHGQRNKIIYGNDVITRFIYDEETLRLRHLETRRKNNELLQDLYYTYDAAGNITCIEDKAQPVQFYSNQVIIAKNEYTYDALYRIIVATGKENDIVPGFGGCDNWNDKAFMHVLNPVNPMAVRNYSQHFAYDAVGNILQMKHLARAGNWTRNYEYQTSNNWLKSTRIGDNGNPVSYTSYKHHNPHGFIETLPHLEKINWNFKEEMVLTIRQHCTDDQIPVITYYQYDGSGQRLRKITENQAAAGNVPTKKEERIYIEGYESYKTYQENELIFERSTLSLLDKGHRFVMVDTVTKNMEPGAVPSDRVGTRLSCYQLHNHLGSATLELDDTARIISYEEYHPYGTTAYQARSTEIRTAAKRYRYAGMERDEETGLSYHSARYYMPWMARWLSADPIGLADGTNVFAFSRNNPIVLTDTSGHQSGSPPLTGLWDGAAYKPEAQYTKFIRGKEYTLLLPNDAPDVIPIIPGNAYWEQLAWRVGSRADTVKETTPGELSFSAPPLVDAGPIRIPPKPKPKPEPVSVDFDDDIIEVAKQRTAEDIDDDIFKVKSEIRKLQPELEKSLEEAKSESLGVVPIVGWALASIYDLYRGDKSSAAMNAAEEGVEHFAEKVFGEIPLVGQAYDTKKLHEAMMKAGENAKKMSTLREQLYRLKVERGDPDARLDSDDGRTYLGPGGVRFDKKTNKPMKRIQDG, translated from the coding sequence ATGTTAAAAGACGTCAACGACCAGTTCCTAGTGACAGATGGTAGCAAAACTCCATCAAATGCAATAGAAATACCTTCAATCTCGCTGCCTAAAGGAGGCGGGGCGCTAAAGGGGATAGATGAAAAATTTGCTGTAAATGCTGTGAATGGCACAGCTTCGTTGTCTATTCCATTACCTTTTTCTCCTGCCCGTGGGGTAGTTCCTACATTAGGGTTGTCTTATAATTCTGGCTCTGGTAATGGCATTTTCGGATTGGGCTGGAATTTGGGATTGTCTTCTATCAAAAGAAAAACTGACAAGGGCTTACCTCAATATCTGGATGCCGCTGATTCGGATATCTTTCTGTTTTCGGAAGCTGAAGACCTTGTGCCCGAATTTAAAAAAGACACAGACGGATGTTTCATCCTGGATGAAGGCCAATACACCGTCATTGAAACAGACTCTGCAGACCGGCTGTTTACCATCAGGTGCTACAAGCCGCGTATCGAAGGTCTGTTTGCACGGATAGAACGATGGAGCAATAAGGTGTCTGACGAAAAAAAATGGAGGGTAACTACCCGGGATAATATTACTACTCTGTTTGGCTGGACCATTAACGCAAGAATTACCCATCCGCAAGATGAAAGCAAAATATTTGAATGGCTACCGGAATTTGTATTTGATGATAAGGGAAATTGTTCGCAATATATTTACAAAAAAGAGGACAATTCCGGTATTGAAGTATCTTCATTACACAACCGCAATCGGATCAAAGGCAACCTGATCACTTATACCAATCTTTATCCCGATAAAATCCTTTATGGTAATAAAACTCCTTACGAACGGTTTGGAGACCCACTGCCTTCGGAAACAGACTATCTGTTCCAGACTGTTTTTGACTATGGCACCCTGCACACCAATGACGCTATTGAAACCATCAATAACTGGGATTTCAGGATTGACGCTTTCTCAGACTACAAAGCAGGGTTTGAAATCAGGACGACCCGTTTGTGCAAAAGAGTATTGTTATTTCATGTTTTTGAAGAGTTGGCTTTGAGGCTGGATAAGCTGGACAAAAAAACGCTGATCAGGTCTGTCAACTTTGAATACGACACGGCAGCTGAACAGGATTTTACTTTCCTGAAAAAGGTAACTTCATACGGTTATATAAAAAAATCAGATGGTTCTTATGCTCATAAAAGGCTTCCTTCTATGGTGTTTGATTATCAAAAGCACGAATGGAACAAGGATATAAAAACAGTTGCACCTGATGCGCTCATTCATGCTCCTGTTGGATTGGGTGAATACCAATATCAATTCACTGATCTGTACAATGAAGGGCTGGCTGGTATTTTGACCGAACAGGCTAACGGCTGGTATTACAAACATAATTTAGGGAATGCCGTATTTGAACCCGCTCAAATGGTTTGTTCCAGGCCTTCATTTGCCGGCCTTGGTACTACTTTGACGCTAACAGATTTGGACGGTGACGGAGGAAAACAATTGACCAGTTTTGGTACTGCCCCAACAGGTTTTTTTGAATTGGGTGAAGATGGCGACTGGCAGTGCTTTCGTCCTTTCAAAGCAATGCCTAATGTTGACTTTGGAGATGCCAATATAAGATTATTGGACCTTAACGGCGATGGAAAACCTGAGGTGTTGATATCGGAGGATGATGTTTTTACATGGTATGCCTCTGAAGGCAGGGAAGGCTTTGCAACGGCAAGAAAGACCCTCAAGTCATTTGATGAAGAAGCTGGACCACACATGGTGTTTTCGGATGCCAAACAAAGCATTTATCTGGCTGATATGTCTGGTGATGGCATGACAGATATATTACGCATCAGGAACGGAGAAGTGTGTTACTGGCCAAATTTGGGATACGGCAAATTTGGGACAAAAGTGACCATGGATCATGCTCCTGTTTTTGATCATCCCGATGCATTTAACCCACAATACATTTACCTGGCCGACATAGATGGGTCCGGTACCAGTGACATTGTTTATTTGGGTAATAATAAATTCAGCTGCTGGAAAAATCTCAGCGGTAACCGTTTTAGCATTGCCCCATTTGAAATAGAGGTAATTCCCGAGGTTCAAAATGAAGCCCGTATAACGGTGACTGACCTATTGGGGAATGGAGTTGCCTGTATTGTTTGGTCCAGTCCGCTGGCAAAAGATGCTCATGCGCCACTAAAATATATCGACCTGATGAACAGTAAGAAACCACACATTATGGTTTCCTATAAAAACAATCTCGGAAAGGAAGTATCTTTAGAATACAGCCCCTCTACTAAATTCTATATAGAGGATAAACTGGCCGGAAGTCCATGGGTTACCAAACTGCACTTTCCTGTCCATTGTGTTTCAAAGACTGTTACAGAGGATAAGGTATCCGGATATAAATTTGTTACAGGGTACAAATACCACCACGGTTATTATGATCACACCGAACGGGAGTTCAGGGGATTTGGTATGGTAGAACAAACAGATACTGAATTTTTTGAACATTGGAAAAGAGAGGGGGCTGCAAATGTTACAGAAGCCAGGTTACATCAGGAGCCTGTGATAACTAAAACGTGGTATCACACTGGTACTTTTTCAAAGGATGGAACAATATTAAATCAGTTTGAGGCCGATTACTGGTATGCGGAGCTGAAAAAGTTGGGTACTGTGTATACACATCGGGAAAAGAATTTGCCCGATACACGACTGGTAGCTGCTTCAGGTATTGATGTTTCATCATTGGGGCACCTTACGTCAAGTGAATGGCACGAAGCCATGCGTGCCTGTAAAGGTATGGTATTGAGATCAGAAGTATTTGCCAAAGACGCTGCTACTTTTGGCAATACCGAGGCAGCATTACAAAGGGAAAAAATCCCATTTTCTGTAGTATCCTCTAATTGCCTCATCGAACTGGTTCAGCCTAAAGGGAAAAACCAGCATGCGATATTTACAATAAATGAAAGTGAAACTATTACTTACCGCTACGAAAGGGAGGCCGATGACCCCTGTATTGCTCATAAGCTCAATATCAGTTTAGATAAATATGGAAATGTACTGGAGAGTGCTGCTGTTGTTTATCCCAGGCGGATATCCAATATTGAAACATCCTTACCTGAAACAACCCGGGATGCGCAGCAGAAAACTGTAATTACCTATACACAAAATCAGTTTACCAATGAGGTGATTACACCAGGTACCTACCGATTGCCACTGCATTCGGAAGTGAAAACATTTGAGCTAAGGGGAGTTATTAAAACTAACGATTACTATTCTCCGGAAGATTTTGCTGATATTCTTCTTGATACCCGATCGGACATAGTTAGCTATCAAGAGTTTGATATAACAGCTGTTGCCGGAAAGGCCCAGAGGAGACCGATAGCGCATACCCGGTCACTTTTTTACAAAAGTAATCTTACTGATCCGCTGCCCTTGGGAAAAATGACATCTTTAGCACTGCCATACGAAAGCTATCAACTGGCATATACACCTGAACTGCTTAAGGATATTTATAAAGATAAAGCAGATAACGGCACATTGGAAACGTTAATGGCAGAGGGCAGATTTACCCACGTTATTGACGAAAACGGGACAATGGATGCGAATTGGTGGGTACGCTCTGGTACCATACATTTTATAAAAAATAGTGAAGACGAACAGGTTGCGAAAAACCGTTTTTATACCCCCGTTTCCCATAAAGATCCATATGGTGCGGTAACCAAAGTAAAATATGATGGTACTTATTTCCTGTTTGTAAAAGAAACGGAAGATGCATTGGGGAACAAGACGGGCGTAGTTGACTTTAACTTCCGTACGCTTTCCCCCCAACGTATGATTGACATTAACAATAACTTATCAGAAACAATCAGCGATGAGCTGGGGATTGTAAAAGCAATGGCGGTAATGGGGAAAGGGGCACAGGCCGATGAGTTGTTCGGACAGGAAGAAATTACGGAAAATGAACAAGCGGTCATTAATCATTTTTTTACTGTTGCCGATGCCCCCGGGATATGTGAGTCAGTCAGCCTACAAAACATAGCGAAACAATTGTTGCAACGTGCCACTACGCGTTTTATATATAATATCGACAACTATGCCCAAAACGGGCAGCCATTTGTGATGGCCACAATAACAAGAGAGATACATTACCGTAGCGAGGATGAGCGGCTTAATCCTGAAAGTGATGTTCAGCTTAGCTTTGAATACGTTAATGGCTTAGGCGAGGTAATTATGAAAAAGGTGCAGGCCGAACCTGGATGGGCAAACTCTGTAAGGTCTGGCACAGGTGATACGATTATTATTGACCGTGTTGATACCAATAATTCTGCTGGAGGCAATACCAGACAACTGCGCTGGATTGGCAATGGACGTACAATTAAAAACAACAAAGGTAATGCAGTAAAACAATATGAACCGTTTTTCTCTGTTTCCCCAAAATTTGAAAACGAAAAAGAGCTGGTGGAAACGGGCATTACCTCAATTTTGTTTTATGATGCTGCCGGACGTCTGATCAAAACTGAAATGCCTGATGGCAGCTATACTAAAGTAGTGTTTGATTCGTGGAAACAAGCTGTTTATGATGCCAACGATAACATACTGGATAGTGAATGGTATTTAAAACGGACTGATAGTGGAAGAACCGATTTTATTACTGATCTGAATGCGCAAGTAGCGGCAATTAAAGCTGCCAAACATGCCAGCACACCTAAGATATTGCATTTTGATACGCTGGGCAGACCGGTACTGTCCGTTGAACACAATAGAGATACCAGTACTGGTATAGACCAATATTATAGTACCAAAATAGTGCTTGATGCAGAAGGACATCTACGCAGTGTTACAGATGCCAGAGAGTTGGCCGAAAATGGGTTTAAGGGCAATGTGGTAATGCAATACAAATACGATATGCTAGGTAACCTGGTATATCAGCACAGCATGGATGCTGGCCGGCGCTGGCTGATGCTCGATATTATGGGCAGTCCTTTACATACTTGGGATGAGCGGGACTATGAGTTCCAATATTTTTATGATGTATTGCACCGTCCAATTGAAACCAAAGTTAAAGGAGGGGAGGGAGCTGTGCTTAACCACACTTTTAACCGGATATTTTATGGTGAGCAAGAAGCTGAACCTGAACGAAAAAATTTGAGGGGAAAGCCAGTTAGGCACTATGATACCGGGGGGCTTGTAATTACACCGGAATATGATTTTAAAGGGCAGCCTTTGCATACCAGCCGAAAGTTTTTTAGCAAATACAAAGAAGTAGCGAACTGGACTGATGATAACCTGGTCAATGACCTGGAAAATGATGTGTTTACTCATACTACCTATACAGACGCCCTTGGAAGAATAATCAGGCAGATTACACCCGACGGGGCTGTTATTATACCTTCCTATAATGAGGCCGGGTTGTTGGATGGCGAGGAGGTAATACATCATCATTCTGCTGTTACAACTACCTATATTAAAAATATTGACTATAATGAACATGGCCAGCGCAACAAAATTATTTATGGCAATGATGTAATTACCCGCTTTATTTATGATGAAGAAACCTTGCGTTTAAGACATCTGGAGACCAGGAGAAAAAATAATGAACTGCTGCAGGATTTGTATTACACCTATGATGCTGCAGGCAATATTACCTGTATTGAGGATAAGGCACAACCTGTTCAGTTCTACAGCAATCAGGTAATCATCGCAAAGAACGAGTATACTTACGACGCGCTTTATAGAATTATAGTTGCAACAGGTAAAGAAAATGATATTGTGCCGGGTTTTGGTGGCTGTGATAACTGGAACGATAAAGCATTTATGCATGTGCTAAACCCAGTTAACCCAATGGCGGTAAGAAATTACAGCCAGCACTTTGCCTATGATGCAGTAGGTAATATTCTGCAAATGAAACACCTTGCCCGGGCGGGAAACTGGACCCGAAACTACGAATACCAAACCAGCAACAACTGGCTAAAAAGTACCCGGATTGGTGATAATGGTAACCCTGTAAGTTACACATCCTATAAGCACCATAACCCGCATGGCTTTATAGAAACATTGCCCCATCTTGAAAAAATAAACTGGAATTTTAAAGAAGAGATGGTACTTACGATAAGGCAACATTGTACGGATGACCAGATACCTGTAATTACTTATTATCAGTATGATGGCAGCGGACAGCGTCTCCGGAAGATAACCGAAAACCAGGCAGCCGCCGGAAATGTTCCCACCAAAAAAGAGGAACGTATTTATATAGAAGGTTATGAGAGTTACAAAACCTACCAGGAAAATGAGCTGATTTTTGAGCGAAGTACACTTAGCCTGCTGGATAAAGGGCATCGTTTTGTAATGGTTGATACCGTTACAAAGAATATGGAACCTGGCGCTGTTCCTTCGGATCGGGTAGGGACAAGGTTATCGTGTTATCAGCTACATAACCATTTAGGCTCGGCTACTCTTGAACTAGACGATACTGCCAGGATAATTTCTTATGAGGAATACCATCCTTATGGTACAACAGCCTATCAGGCGCGTAGCACAGAGATCAGAACTGCTGCTAAGCGTTACCGCTACGCTGGTATGGAAAGGGACGAGGAAACAGGCTTGTCTTATCATAGCGCACGATATTATATGCCCTGGATGGCCAGATGGCTGAGTGCTGATCCGATAGGCCTGGCAGACGGTACAAATGTATTTGCATTTTCGCGGAACAATCCAATTGTTTTAACCGATACATCTGGGCATCAATCAGGCAGTCCGCCACTTACGGGGCTTTGGGATGGAGCTGCATATAAGCCTGAAGCACAGTATACAAAATTTATTCGGGGTAAAGAATATACACTTTTACTGCCCAATGATGCCCCGGATGTGATCCCGATTATTCCAGGCAACGCTTATTGGGAACAACTTGCATGGAGAGTGGGTAGTCGTGCAGACACCGTAAAAGAAACAACACCTGGTGAACTTAGTTTCTCTGCCCCGCCATTGGTTGATGCCGGGCCGATTCGTATACCTCCCAAGCCTAAACCAAAGCCTGAACCTGTATCGGTCGATTTTGATGATGATATCATTGAAGTGGCTAAGCAGCGTACTGCTGAAGATATAGACGATGATATTTTCAAAGTAAAATCGGAAATCAGGAAACTGCAGCCGGAGCTGGAGAAGTCCCTGGAAGAAGCCAAATCTGAGTCTTTAGGTGTTGTTCCTATAGTGGGTTGGGCTCTGGCCTCAATTTATGACCTTTACAGAGGTGATAAAAGTAGTGCTGCGATGAATGCTGCGGAAGAAGGTGTTGAGCATTTTGCAGAAAAAGTTTTCGGTGAAATTCCCTTAGTCGGTCAGGCATATGATACCAAGAAACTGCATGAGGCGATGATGAAAGCAGGTGAAAATGCAAAGAAAATGAGCACACTCAGAGAGCAGCTCTACAGATTGAAGGTAGAACGTGGAGATCCCGACGCGAGATTGGACTCTGACGATGGGCGGACATATCTGGGGCCTGGCGGGGTACGGTTTGATAAAAAAACAAATAAACCTATGAAACGTATTCAGGATGGTTGA
- a CDS encoding SRPBCC family protein, translated as MNKKMMFGIITGAVFLFLAFGFYNASKFQSIEIVKSVNIMAPQQEVYDAISNLDNYPQWSPFLAQDTTQKYETKGAAGTVGSQFHWDGNKGKDLGFQEIVKLQPNSFVGIKCDIQKPFKAQPTFDYELKSNGNTTEVTQKFNLKSGIIDAFFLSLFGVKKEMSATNQQGLDLLKNSLEK; from the coding sequence ATGAATAAAAAAATGATGTTTGGAATTATTACAGGGGCAGTTTTCCTTTTTTTAGCATTCGGTTTTTACAATGCGAGTAAATTTCAATCAATTGAAATTGTAAAGAGCGTAAACATTATGGCACCACAACAAGAAGTTTATGATGCAATTAGTAATCTTGACAATTATCCCCAATGGTCGCCTTTCCTGGCTCAAGATACTACTCAAAAATATGAAACAAAAGGTGCAGCCGGAACTGTTGGTTCGCAGTTTCATTGGGACGGAAACAAAGGAAAAGATTTAGGGTTTCAAGAAATTGTAAAGCTGCAACCTAATAGTTTTGTTGGTATTAAATGTGATATTCAAAAACCGTTTAAAGCACAGCCAACTTTTGACTACGAATTAAAATCAAATGGAAACACAACAGAAGTTACCCAAAAATTCAATTTGAAATCAGGAATTATCGATGCATTTTTTCTTTCGCTTTTCGGAGTAAAAAAAGAAATGTCAGCAACCAACCAACAAGGGTTAGATTTATTGAAAAATTCTTTGGAAAAATAA
- a CDS encoding YciI family protein, with the protein MALLKEFMLLFRYEPINEEPTQEQLNEMHQQWGNFIGNIAQQGKLVSTHQLGFDGRKIAPDTTTSEGFYIFDNQLVGGNMVVKAETIEEATALAKKCPVLFMGGMVEVRDTIPMIK; encoded by the coding sequence ATGGCACTTTTAAAAGAATTTATGCTGCTTTTTCGCTACGAACCAATTAATGAAGAACCAACACAGGAACAACTCAATGAAATGCATCAACAATGGGGCAATTTCATTGGAAATATTGCACAACAAGGAAAATTGGTAAGCACACATCAATTAGGTTTTGACGGACGAAAAATTGCTCCGGATACCACAACGAGCGAAGGTTTTTATATTTTTGACAACCAATTAGTTGGTGGCAATATGGTGGTAAAAGCTGAAACTATAGAAGAAGCAACAGCATTAGCCAAAAAATGTCCTGTTCTTTTTATGGGTGGAATGGTAGAGGTGAGAGATACAATACCGATGATTAAATAA
- a CDS encoding Crp/Fnr family transcriptional regulator: MTELHFLNNIFKKSHITKGELDIIIPKFKQIAFNKNDFFLSEGKTASHYWFVQSGFARSYVTDTEGNDITTNFYSVGDIVIDWSSFFLRNPTRENIQALTDCVAWQLDFDTFQELFHSIKAFREQGRTTLVGSYFALKKHSISMIADQAKERYLSLLKEKPHIIQNVSLKHIATYLGITDTSLSRIRKEIANE; this comes from the coding sequence ATGACTGAACTTCACTTCCTTAACAACATATTCAAAAAATCACATATAACAAAGGGCGAACTTGACATTATAATCCCGAAATTTAAACAAATCGCGTTTAATAAAAATGACTTCTTTCTAAGTGAAGGAAAAACTGCAAGTCATTATTGGTTTGTACAAAGCGGTTTTGCCCGTTCTTATGTTACAGATACAGAAGGCAACGACATCACAACTAATTTCTATTCTGTTGGCGATATTGTTATCGATTGGTCTTCGTTTTTCTTAAGAAATCCAACTCGTGAAAATATTCAAGCACTTACAGATTGTGTAGCTTGGCAACTGGACTTTGATACATTTCAAGAACTTTTTCATAGTATTAAGGCATTTAGAGAACAAGGTAGAACTACACTCGTAGGAAGTTATTTTGCTTTGAAAAAACACAGTATATCAATGATTGCAGATCAAGCAAAAGAACGCTACTTATCTCTACTAAAAGAAAAACCACATATTATTCAAAATGTTTCTTTAAAACATATTGCAACATATCTTGGCATTACAGACACTTCTTTGAGCAGAATTAGAAAAGAAATTGCCAATGAATGA
- a CDS encoding YbjQ family protein produces the protein MANPKDVLVLTTSSVDGLKIKRYLRPVSAHVVAGTNLFSDFLGGLTDIFGGRSQTYQKQLTSLYNEAIERVKYAAYEIGANCIVGLNIDMDEISGKGKSMFMLTAVGTAIILEKEVADKLNPSKSDEKLENVGVERINVLRIKREIIENANTDILKLNDDTWNFITINQVDEVFPTLLKKYKNVILNEQNYPGSTEKFHKLLVGYIDGLPENKKLDLLYKGLIEENEQIALKISEIIKELNLFDFDRSMSLLKNESFEIKKRGVRVVTYDKPFYGKQDIHNLQNIKKYIQETFIERGTRTTKKQLLSSKEIEVWTCECGKTNDIEAFCSGCGQDINGFKRNEMKPTTVANYIEQKIDLISEYI, from the coding sequence ATGGCAAATCCAAAAGACGTACTTGTACTTACTACTTCATCTGTTGACGGACTCAAAATAAAGAGATATTTAAGACCAGTCTCTGCCCACGTTGTTGCAGGCACGAATTTGTTTAGCGACTTTCTAGGTGGCTTGACAGATATCTTTGGTGGGCGTTCTCAGACATATCAAAAACAATTAACTTCATTATATAATGAGGCTATCGAAAGGGTAAAATATGCTGCTTATGAAATTGGAGCAAATTGTATTGTTGGACTTAACATAGATATGGATGAAATATCTGGCAAGGGTAAATCTATGTTTATGTTGACTGCTGTTGGTACAGCAATTATACTGGAAAAGGAAGTTGCGGATAAATTAAACCCTTCGAAATCTGACGAAAAACTTGAAAATGTTGGGGTTGAAAGAATTAATGTTTTAAGAATAAAAAGAGAAATTATTGAAAACGCAAATACGGATATTCTAAAACTAAATGATGATACTTGGAATTTTATAACAATTAACCAGGTTGATGAAGTTTTTCCAACTCTTCTAAAAAAGTACAAAAATGTAATTCTTAACGAACAGAATTATCCAGGTAGTACAGAAAAATTTCACAAATTGCTTGTAGGCTACATTGATGGTTTACCCGAAAACAAAAAGTTAGACCTTTTGTACAAAGGACTAATTGAAGAAAATGAACAAATTGCACTAAAAATCTCTGAAATAATTAAAGAACTAAATCTTTTTGATTTTGACCGCAGTATGAGTTTGCTAAAAAATGAGAGTTTTGAAATTAAAAAACGAGGAGTTCGGGTCGTTACCTATGACAAGCCCTTTTATGGCAAACAGGACATTCATAATTTACAAAACATTAAAAAATATATTCAAGAAACTTTTATTGAACGAGGCACTCGTACGACAAAAAAGCAGTTGCTATCATCAAAAGAAATAGAAGTATGGACTTGTGAATGTGGTAAGACCAATGACATTGAGGCATTTTGTAGTGGTTGTGGACAAGATATTAACGGTTTCAAACGAAATGAAATGAAACCTACAACCGTAGCTAATTACATTGAACAAAAAATAGACTTAATTTCTGAATACATATAA
- a CDS encoding helix-turn-helix domain-containing protein, which produces MQVEIITKDDLKQFKAELLNDISAIVKPQEKASEWLKSAEVRKMLNISPGTLQNLRINGTLRYTKIGGMMYYKLEDITSLLEGGQR; this is translated from the coding sequence ATGCAAGTAGAAATCATCACTAAAGACGATTTAAAGCAGTTTAAGGCCGAACTGCTGAACGACATAAGCGCTATTGTTAAACCACAAGAAAAGGCTAGTGAGTGGCTTAAAAGCGCAGAAGTGCGCAAGATGCTAAATATATCACCGGGTACGTTACAAAATCTGCGCATTAATGGAACATTGCGATACACGAAGATTGGCGGGATGATGTATTACAAATTAGAAGACATTACCAGCTTATTAGAAGGAGGTCAGAGGTGA
- a CDS encoding plasmid mobilization protein, with amino-acid sequence MTDTISKTGFKDQINKSAERTRYKGGAPQKKVKRASGIRVRLTTSERFLIESKAGQAGVRISDWFRAAALKAKVVARITSEDRRVLHLLAGMANNLNQLTKLAHTSGIMSIAIKCGYLLAEIDQTLKYLNSDDGKDT; translated from the coding sequence ATGACCGATACCATATCAAAGACAGGTTTTAAAGACCAAATAAATAAATCAGCTGAACGCACCAGGTATAAAGGTGGTGCACCACAAAAGAAGGTTAAACGTGCCAGTGGCATCCGTGTACGGTTGACCACTTCGGAGCGTTTCCTTATTGAATCCAAAGCTGGGCAAGCAGGTGTTCGTATCAGTGATTGGTTCAGGGCGGCTGCCCTAAAAGCTAAGGTCGTGGCCAGAATAACATCCGAAGACAGACGGGTTTTGCACCTGCTTGCAGGAATGGCCAACAATTTAAACCAACTCACAAAATTGGCGCACACCAGCGGGATCATGAGTATAGCTATCAAGTGCGGTTATTTGTTAGCAGAGATTGACCAAACCCTAAAATACCTCAATAGCGATGATGGGAAAGATACCTAA